GGAGACCGCGCTGGAGGGCTGGTTCGTGCTGCTGCTGGACCTGGACGACTTCACGCCACGCGACAGGGCGGACGCGTTTCACCACGCGATGACGGACAACTCCGTGCCGAACGAGATCATCCACGAGGAGTGCGAGGCGGGGATCAGCGCCCGCATCGAAGGCTGGCGAGTGGGCGGCCTGGACCTCTTCGACGTGCGAAGCTCCGGGCTTGAGGTCCGGCGCACGGCCAGACACGTCCGTCACCACCGGGACCGTCCCGTGGTATCGGTCTCGCTCCAGACCCAAGGCATCCACCGCGCCGAACAGGCCGGCACCCGGTTCGCCCTCGGGCCGCAGGACATCTGCGTCTTCCACGAACTCGCCCCACGCACCTATGGCTGGTCCGGACATGGTGCCTCACAGGCCCTCACCATCGACGCGGAGCATCTCGGCCTGCCGGTCGACACCGTGACACGGGCCTCGGTACGTCTCCGCTCCAGCCCCGTACACGACCTGCTGCTCGGGCACCTGCACTCGCTGTTCCGAAACCCCGGCCGCCTCGAAACGGACCCCGGCGCCGGCGCCCTCGCCAACGCCACCACCGATCTCGTACGGGCCCTGCTGACCTCGGCTGCACACGACGAGCGGGACTTGCGGGTTCGAGAAGCCATGGACAACTCCTTGGTGACCCGGATCATGGCGTACACACGCCGTCACCTCACCGACCCCGACCTCGGGCCGGAACGCATCGCCGCAGCCCACGCCATCTCCAAACGGCAGCTGTACGTGGTACTGGCACGCGCGGGC
This DNA window, taken from Streptomyces sp. SCSIO 30461, encodes the following:
- a CDS encoding helix-turn-helix domain-containing protein yields the protein MHGRATAGPVSPGGWAPPHPETALEGWFVLLLDLDDFTPRDRADAFHHAMTDNSVPNEIIHEECEAGISARIEGWRVGGLDLFDVRSSGLEVRRTARHVRHHRDRPVVSVSLQTQGIHRAEQAGTRFALGPQDICVFHELAPRTYGWSGHGASQALTIDAEHLGLPVDTVTRASVRLRSSPVHDLLLGHLHSLFRNPGRLETDPGAGALANATTDLVRALLTSAAHDERDLRVREAMDNSLVTRIMAYTRRHLTDPDLGPERIAAAHAISKRQLYVVLARAGIRLEQRLIAERLETACRLLASPRHAALPVSAVAARCGFTSPSHFTRRFRSAYGTTPSEWRRHRTSLTNQ